GAGGTGACGTCATCAGACTAAATGCTTTTAATGCTCGAATTGAAGAGAACGCTTTTTTAATTGAAGAGCAAACTTTTGACCACTCGTTAGATTCTCTCTTAAAGAGAAGAATGTCAGGATTATTTtcttaatatttatttatagaTTGAAACAATTTTCTCGTTAATCAATAtattggtttaaaaaaaaaaaactctcttaTGCTTGGGTGATTGGATGTGTTAACTCTCTATAGGTTGCAAACTTGCAATTTAGCCCTTACGGTTTTGAATTAAAGTGAAACATTAAATTTTCAATTATAGTTAAAAGATTAAATTGGTAAATTAATTATTGAAAAATGacatatgaaaaaagaaatgtcTAACCACTCTCCTTCTTGATTGATACCAATAGCATGCCAAATCTACTATGTCTTTGTAATTTTTCCCATTGCCTTCCTCTGCCTTTTCTTTTACTCTTCTTCCACTGCCTCCTACTCCACTAGAGTCGGAAACCTATTGTTCCTAGGAAAAAAACCTTTAGAGAGTAGAAAAAAAAACCTTTAGTCGaagagagaagaagaggaatAATTAGTGGTTAATGAACATACGAAAATCAAGAAGAATATATGTAGTTGATTGATTGAGAGTATTCTAGacatttgaagaaaattcattCTAACAGAAATATTATTTGCTccttttattaaacaaaaatacACTTAAACCACTTTATTTACTTCATTAAAAACCGTCACCTTAAAACAATCTTAAGTACTACCACCACATCACAAAAGCATAACTcctaaaaatataaatttcaaaaataaaaagatactTGTAAATAAATACATTAGCACCAATTCAAATTTATATGATCAAAAACCAATTTTTTATgaactccattttttttccaatatcTTCTCAACTCATGACCCAAGCCTTTAAGTTGTAgtaaatcattataaaaatgAAATCAAAATAACCAAAGAAATTGTACCTAACACTAATACAATcacacaagaaaaaaaagataagcAAAATTCACTTTACCGTAATTTACGGAAAAAATCGCATAGTCACCCAAAAATAGACAAGAtagaaagttgaagaaagcGGAAAGAgataaaagtgacttttatttctttttctttaattttttaagtTCCATTTATTTGGTATATCTGTTATATATGAAGTGATATAGTCATTTTGAAGCTATCAAGGGAGggaaatgatatttttaaaatcttagAAGTACTAAGCGCTCTTAAGAGGAACCTTAAGGGAAGTTTTTGATATTATCCATAtccacacacacatatatatataatgaaatttaaatttaaaatttgaatttgattctCCACACTCCACTTGTCTTCCCGTGTGCCTGTTGATACGCGGGACACTAGTCTATTTTCCCATGCGGCCGAAGCCCACCGGCCACATTGGCATGCGGAACCCACATGTCTAAAAAGATCAGATATTAGGTTAGAGAagtatatatacatacatatatatatatatacgcgCGCGTACACATATATATAACCTCAAATTCTAGTAGTTGAGGTTGAGACCTCCCCACTTATTGAATCCTATTCcttttttggtagaaaaaagttttaaaaaaaggaTGTCCTCAAATCTTAATTTAGCTAGTAGGTACAATAGGCGGTAATTTGTCACTTTGTTAACTTTTAATCATTAGAATAGTACCATATATTTGGTGTGCCATTAATAGATTGCCAATACTACACCATAAAGATAAACACGATGTACACAATTCTTCTTTATTAAATCTACACTAACTTATAGACAACAGGACAATAATAACCTGAAGAAATAAGGGGTGGTTGTGTAACCACTAACCACTTGAAAGTCAGTTTGGTAATTGTTAAAGTTacaaacatttttaacaaatgatTCTAAACAAAGCATGTGGATGTGGCTCTTCAACCTTATTcacaattatttgaaattttacatGCACCTAAGTGACAAGTTGACCTAGAGATTGATCCCCCAATGCCTTTTGCCATAGTTTCAATTTGATTCATCAATGAGTATTGCCTgggaaacaaaggaaaaaggCGGGAAAAAAAAGACAAGATATAAATGGGATTCCAAACTCAAGAATTTACAGTTGGGTATTGTTAGAAATTTGATGCTGTATTTGCTAGTTAATGACTTACATTTTCTCGACAAAAAAATACCCACTCTAAACTATCAATGAATATTTCCACCAATCTTACTAGTTAATGACTTCTATCTAAACCACTGTATGATCTGGAGAACCAATTCTTACTAACTTGAAATACTAAATGCATGAATTCAGCCCTAGGGAAAATAGTTGTTATAGAGCTATGGTAGATTTGATTGTAGTAACGAGATATCCAATAGCTTAGTTAAACAAGTTTTGTTAAGAAAGGAATCAACAGATTGGTTGCTGTGTATACTACTGATCCGTAGATGGTAGCTATGATGGAAATTTTTGCCTAGTTGACAGATGGCTTTTGCGTTAAAAGCACACATCTTTTGTTGTTGAAAGATGTTCGTGGTTTATTGCTACTTAGAACCACTTTGAAATTGTCTGACTCGTAATAAGTACGCTGCATAGTGGGTGTACctgttttttccattttctgcTCATAGACACAGAAGCAGAGGTTCTTATGTTCTCAAATGTCAGAAGATGAGAAATCGTTTAGTGTAGGAGCTTACGGATACATTCCTCATAAAAGATACTTGAGATGTATAGGAATCATCAACTTGCTTTGTTTTGTACACACCTATAACTTCATTTTTGTGTTTCAAATGCAGACAATTCTATCCATGGAATGCAGTCTCAAAACATTTACAGTGGCTTGATGGTGAAATATTTAATTTTCCTTTCAATGAACTCCAGGTGTTCATGTTatcatttggaaaaaaaaaagaactccaGGTGTTCATGTTatcatttggaaaaaaaaaaagaagaactcCAGGTGTTCCATGCATATTTGGTGTTTTGACCTGTGATGACATGGAGTAGGTAAATTCATgaaatttctctttttcttaATACAACTCATTGAAAACTCGTGGTTGACCTTTCTCATCTCCTATACTTTTTTTTAGGAGAGTTATTGCATCGAAAATCATAAAATAATTCATCATATAATTGTCATGTTGCTGTGTATGATTATCATCCTATTGCTAATTTTTCGTAAAATGTCTTTGCTGATGGAAATTGCCGCCCTGATCTTTATCAGTATTCTACAAGTTTCCCCATTGGTACCCCATTTCTTGAAGTTACATTATGATAAATGCAGGCTCTCAATCGACCTGGTGGTAAGTCCGGAAATAAAGGTGCTGAAGCAGCGGTGACAGCTGTAAGTCAATTTCATTTTGTTGAGTTGCTTTCTtgtctcttcattttcttctctttttacTCCATGGAGTATTTATTTGCTGTCTGGCAAATTGTTTGCTTTGTGAATAGTATCTGGTTTGTGTTCGTTTAAATCaaatgtcatcaataaagaatcttttatgtttttccttttggtttggTTACATTGGAAAGGggtgatttgatgaatttctcCATCGCTGCTGGGTTTTGCCCTTGTAATTGGCCTTCTCTCAATATAATTTAGTATTATGCAGCCAATAGGTATGCTTGGAAAGGGCCTTCTTACTTAAGCAGTGAGGTATCGATCATCCAAAATAAATTACTTTTTGAGTTAAAAATGGGAGTTAGAAGTAGGCTTGTCAATCGGGCCTAATGAACTGGGCTTTCATAAGCTCAAGCTCAGCTCATTTAATTTGGAACATTTTCGGGTTTCGAGCTATGAGTTTCGGGTTCATAAATGTGAAACTCATACTCAACTCAAATAATCTTCGGATTGTGAACCTTAATCGGGCTTAGTTCAAACTCATTTATTACTTCTTAATTtccttaatataattactataactattaagttgtaaaactaatttaacatttacaaaactataatattaaaactaaacatgaacaaataatagttcttaaaaagtatataaaccaaaactttttcaacaatatttatatttaattcgttcaaaatatatgaaaaatagtaataaaatatgcgatcataagccaataaatctttaaaagttgaaattttttttataatcttgtgATTTGAATCCAAACATGCTTGATGAGTTGTGTTTGTAGATcaaaaagaaatcaaccaatattatgctaacacaaaaatttattcaaccaataagaaaagttagagATTCAGTTATGCGTAACTAATATTGGCTTTCAAGAAATCTCATGGAAGAGTCTTTAGatgtatttttatattttgtaatatatatatatttagtatttaataataatatatttggatatataattatacttaatatcaaaatataaatattatatatataattaaagggCTGAGCCTATATCGAGTTTGAGCCTAATAGGGTCCAAGTTCGGCTCATATTTAATTCGGGCTTAATTTTTAGGCTTAAATTTAGATCGGCTCACTAAAATGTCGGGCTCCTCAGGCTTTTTATCGGGTCGAATGATCCGAACTCGAGTTGGCCCAACCTCATTGACAATCCTAGTTAGAAGGCAAATAAGGGGTTGAACTCCATAACGACCATTGGTGAGTCTCTCTGCGATGGTGGTGGTTTCCCAACCAGAGTCTCTCTCTGTGAAATATCTAACTTTTATTAGTTCCGAGTTGTATCTAGTTTATGACAGTGCATGTAGTTATCCGTAGGTTTCTAAATCAAATTCTGATTCATCGTTGCTCATAATATTGTCCTTCTTTAGGTCATGATCTTATGAGTAAGAAACTCTCGTGGGAAGAGTCTGTTTTTGCTTTCATAGCATATCTAATGGTATGCTGTTCATTATGTGTCCTAGCTCTGACAAAATAATGAGTTGTACtatattttagaaataaatgTTCCTGATCTGCATTTTCCTCTCGAATAATGTCTATTCATGATCCGGTACCAATGATGaatttgtttccttgtttgagTTGTATTGCAGATTGAAATGGCTTCTTTGTTTGAACACCATCTGAAATTCTAGGAAGCAGACGCTGTCCGCCAACACTAGAGCTTTGTACTGTTGTAATTCTCAGCAGGTAATAGTGAGAcaattgtgcattttatttgaTGGTATTTGATCTCAATTTTGACCACTTATTATGCAAAGTAATAGGCTTCTGCTCATAATTGGTATTTGTGTCAGTTGCAGGCGATTGGTGTCGAAAGTGGTGAAAAGAGGCTAAATTCCAGAAGACTATTTATTTCAGAGCATGCCCATGTCAGAAAACACAGAGTTATGTCCAAAAGACGGACTGCAGGATTTATCCCTAGAAGCCGCCACTATTTTTGGCAGACATGTTCTGAAGTTACGTGGGATCAGGAGACATTTTCAGAGAATCTTTTGGCAACAAGTCAAggagaaaaataaggaaagcTATCCTTTATAGAAACAAAGACTCGAATGGCTAAAGGGGCGGCACAAACACTTTAAAGAGGACAGCAATAGACTTGGAGTTTTCATCTTTGGCCTTTGATCTCTTTCTTCCCTTCTTAACAAGAATTAGAGACTAGCAGTTGTACTGCTTTtacttcttttcaaatcaacaAATTTCCAAAAAGCTTTCAATTTGCATCATCATTATGAGGGAAAGCTAGATtcttttatctagttgaggaataaTCAAGACCCGGTGCACGGACAATTGTGAGATGTTTTTAATTGTTCTGCTCTATTCTAAATTCTGCATTTGTGGATAGTTAATTATTCTTTATTTGAATAGACTATTATTGTTTAGATTTATTAGATTAATGTGACCAGTTGTTCAATTGTCCAAATAGTATACTACCAATTAGGATAGGAGTGCGTATCACTTGATTGTCTTAAAATTAGTGACAAACGGCACAATTAATTGCCTCGCAAGTAATTTAATCTGTGTTGTACGAATAGTTAATCTGGTTTAAATGAGCTCGCACGTGTGTTTGTTAACTAAAATTTGGTCTCTCTAATTTTTAAAACTGTGAATAGATTAAATCATTCGAGCGTCTCTGAAGTTATCTATTTTACAAGGGGGTAGTTTAAGAGCGTCTATGGACTACCATATaattaaggaaagattggtAGTTTGGAGGTTGTCAAATTGCTAGAACCAATTTATTTGCACCGCATGAATTACTATAGGTATCTATGATCAATTGCGTGAGCCGGTGCCGATATTATCTCCTTTACTACAGGGtgtcaattaattatttattatattctTTAGCTACTGGATTTCTTGAGATTGAAAATTCAATAACCTTACATTGttaatttattctttttatctcccttccaaaaatctcccaAATTCTCAGTGTGTAATAAATCTACCAGTTCTCTGAGaagacgaccctactcaccactatactCGTTCAATTTTGGGAGTAGGTCttgatataaattttatttttggtagtttgaCAGTCACCAAATTTTGACGCCGTTGCCGGGGATCTAGCGTTTGAAGTTATTGATTGCACAGGCTTTATTTAGCCTACGTTTTATGCATCGATCATCCCGTATAGAAAGACTCGAATTTGATCAAGAGATTGAGAAAATAGCAAAGAGGTTGACGAAGGAGACTAAGTTGCAAAAGCAACAATCTTCAGCGGCAATACCCCGGACTGGAACAAAATTCTGACTTAAGTGATTCATCAGTTGAACTGGAAATAAAGTTGCCTGGACCTAACGAATTAATGGCAGCCCAAAGGATTTTGAGAGAGTTTGCAATCTCGAATGTTAACCAACAGCCTCTGTGCATTACGTATCCTGacactagggctgcaaacgagccgagtcgagtcgagttttggcctaatcgagccgagtctcgacagaatttcattgaactcgaactcgagctcgagctcgatgaGCTGACAattcaaactcgagctcgagcttgaaaaaaataaaaaataattattttattttttaaaaaataaataaaataatattttttcttaataaataataaaatattaaggatatatataattttactattaaaattaaaaaaatataaaatatatatacttaaaataaaaaataaaaaatatatatatacttaaaataaaaaataaaaaatatatatatacttaaaataaaatatatatatatatatatactcgagctcACGAGCCGCTCGTGAGCTAACGAacttaatattttgagctcgagttcgagctcgattttgactcgagccagctcgaactcgactcgagctcaatattgatcgagctcgagtcgagcatGACTCAAGCCGCTCGCGAGttgctcgattcgtttgcagccctacctGACACTGAGGAGgcttttgaattaaaatctAGGTTGATTCACTTATTGCCTACTTTTCGTGATATTGCAGGTGAGAATCTTCACAAGCACTTAAAGAAATTTCATGTAATATATTCAACCATGAAACCTCTGGGAGTTACTGAAGAACAAATCAAGCTACGTGCATTTCCTTTTTCCATAGCAGACAGGGCTAAGGACTAGTTGTTATACTTGCCATCAGGATCCATCGCTACATGGGAAGGATTGAAACGGCAATTCCTTGAGAAGTTTTTCCCAATCTCTAGGGCCGCCAACATAAGAAAGGAAATATGTGGAGTTCGGCAGGCCAATGGAGAAATTCTTTACGAATACTGGGAGCAATTCAAACAGCTGTGTGCTAGTTACCCGCACCATTAGATCCCTGACCAACTGTTGAtccagtatttttatgagggaTTGTTACCCATGGATAGAAGCATGGTAGATGCAGCGAGTGGCGGTGCTTTAGTAAATAAGACAACAAATGAAGCCAAATGGCTTATCTCGAACATGGCTGAGAACTCTCAATAGTTTGGAGTCAGATCTGAGGGAGTGACTAGAAGGGTCAATGAGGTAAATCATTCGTACCTTGCAAATAGATTAACGGAGCTGACTACATTGGTTCGTCAAATGGCTATAGGGCAAGTATAGGCAGCTAAAGCATGTGGGATATGTGCTGCTTCTGAGCATGTGACCGTTACATGCCCAACCCTTCAAGAAGACTCTCACGAGCAAGCCAACATCACGAGAGGTCTATCTGGACTACCCTAAAGGAGAAATGACCCATATAAGCCCACATACAATCCAGGGTGGCAGAACCACCCCAACTTCAGCTATGCTCCAAAACCCTCGGGTTTTCAACAATCATTCCAACAGAGATCACCAGTACAGCAACCATCCGCATATAATTCGGGGATGTCCCTTGAAGATATGGTCAAATCTCTAGCTAATAGCActtatcaaattcaacaggacTCGCGGAGATTTCAACAAGAGACTCGCGCCAGTATTCGAAATTTGGAGGCGCAAATGTCACAACGGGCATCGTCAATGAGCAACTTTGAGAATGGTGAAGGGAAGCTACCATCTCAGGTAATTCCCAATCCCAAGGAGAATGCAAGTGCAATACTTTTACGAAGTGGCAAGGAGGTGTAGTCCTCAAAATCAGAAGTAGCAGCTGGTGTGGAAGATGAACAAGTGTATGGGGAGATTGAGAAGGAAAAAGTAAGCACCCTATCAGATGTTCCTAAGACCGTTGAAATTAACCTATCTTTTCCTGGCAAGTTAGCTAAAGCCAAGAAAGAGGAGTCAGAGAAGGAGATTTTGGACACCTTTCGGAAAGTGAAAATCAACATCCCTTTGCTTGATATGATTCGGCAATTACCAAAATATACTAAGTTTCTGAAGGGGCTGTGCACTAACCGGAACAAGTTGAATGTTCGAGATAAAATAAAGGTTGGCCAGAATGTGTCAGCAGTCCTTCAAAAGAAGTTGTCACAAATGCAATAATCCAAGTATGTTCATGATACCATGCATCATAGGCCAGAAGAGGATAGACAGAGATAAGCTTGATTTAGGGGCATCTATTAATATTATGCCTTTGTCCATATTTAGGGCCTTAAACTTAGGACCTCTAAAGGACACAAGGGTAATAATTCAACTAACCAATAGGTCAAATGTTTACCCAAAGGGTGGAGTTGAAGATGTCCTAGTGAAAGTTAATGAGTTTATCTTTTATGCTGATTTCTATACTGTTGGCATGAATGATAATAACTCAGCTAATTCAGCTATACTTCTACTGGGTAGACCATTCATAAGTACGGCTAGGACCAAGATATATGTGCATGAAGGTACCCTATCTGTAGAATTTGACGGGGAGACATTTACTTTTAACATTTTTAATGCGATAAAATACCCGGATGATACTGAATCTGTTAATTATGTTTGTGTCATTAATTTCATTGTGCAAGATCATTTTGAGCAgaatcttatggaaaacaagaTGAAATTTGTGTTACAACAGAGTAAAACGAATGAGGAAGTGGAAAGTGTGGATGATGAGGATATTGTAGAAGCAATTATGTCACTTCATTCACTGCTTGCATTTCCTGATAGGTCAGTAGACTTATTTTTACCATTGCCTACTTCTAATAAGAGAATTTTGCCCTTTGTTGAACAGGCACCGGAGTTCAAATTGAAAGAATTGTCAAAGCATTTAAAATATGCTTTCCTGGGAGATCATGGGACTCTGCCGATCATCATTACAAGTGATCTGACCCTAGTATAAGAAAAAAACTCTTACCAGTATTGCGAGAGTTTAAACCTGGAATTGGATAGACATTGGTAGATATCAAAGGTATAAATCCATCCATTTGCATGCATCATATTCTACTTGAGCCAGATGCAAGGCCCCTGAGGGAACGTCAGAGAAAGCTTAACCCAGCCATGAAAATAGTGGTAATGAAGGAGATTCTTAAACTATTGGAATTAAGAataatttttcctatttctaATAGTAAGTGGGCAGGCCTCGTGCATGTCGTACCTAAAAAGACTGGAATTACACTTGTGCGGAATGAGAAGAATGAGTTGGTGCCAATGAGACTCCAAAATTGGTGGAGAATGTGTATCGAGTTCAGGAAGTTGAATGTGGCcacaagaaaagatcattttccaTTACCGTTCATTGATGAGATGCTTGAGCGATTGGCAGGTAAGcgtttcttttgctttctttaTGTCTACTCTGAGTATTACCAAATTATTGTTACCCAAGAGGACCAGCTCAAAATCATTTTCACTTGTTCGTTTGGCACGTTTGCTTACTACCGTATGCCTTTTGGGTTGTGTAATGTCCCAGGAACGTTTCGAAGATGCATGATGAGAATGTTTTCTGATGTGATTGAAAACTGCATTGAAATATGCATTGATGATTTCACAGTTTACGGTGATtcttttgattaatttttgcATCATCTAACAAAACTTTTGCAGCGGTGCATTGAAACTAATTTGGTCCTTAATTATGAAAAGTGTCATTTTATGATGAAGGAGGGTATTGTTTTGGATCATGTTGTTTCATCTAGGGGTATCGAAGTCGATAAAGTAAAAGTTGATTTGATTACTAGCTTGTCTTACCCCACTAATGTCAAGGAGATTCGTAATTTTCTTGGCCATGCAGGTTTCTACAGATGATTCATCAAGAATTTCTCTTGAATTGCACTGCTATTATCCCGGCTACTTCAAAAGGAGGTACCATTCGATTTTGGAGATGTGTGTAAAGTGTCCTTTGATATACTAAAGAGTATGTTGGCCACGGCACCGATCATTCAACCTCCGAATTGAAGCCTGTCGTTCGATCTTATGTGTGATGCCAGTCAGTATGCGGTAGGAGCTGTGCTCGGTCAGAAAAGCGGAAAGTGTAGCCATGTCATTTACTATGCATCAAAAACGTTGTCGCCGGCTCAATGCAACTACACCACTATCGAAAAGGAGGTTTTAGCAATTATTTTTgcttttgagaaatttagatCGTATTTATTGGGATCGAAAATAACGAttttctctgatcatgcagcctt
Above is a genomic segment from Coffea eugenioides isolate CCC68of chromosome 5, Ceug_1.0, whole genome shotgun sequence containing:
- the LOC113771071 gene encoding uncharacterized protein LOC113771071; its protein translation is MIPCIIGQKRIDRDKLDLGASINIMPLSIFRALNLGPLKDTRVIIQLTNRSNVYPKGGVEDVLVKVNEFIFYADFYTVGMNDNNSANSAILLLGRPFISTARTKIYVHEGTLSVEFDGETFTFNIFNAIKYPDDTESVNYVCVINFIVQDHFEQNLMENKMKFVLQQSKTNEEVESVDDEDIVEAIMSLHSLLAFPDRFDVPRTIVSDQSTHFCNHTIEALVRKYGVHQRVDTTYYPQTNGQVEVSNREIKSILEKTVNPNRKNWHIRLDDALWAYRTAYKTSTKMSPYRLIYGKMCNSSVAIEYRAFLTVKQCNLNADRNDKERKLQLQELEEIRLEAYDNARLYKERTKSIHDKLLRNK